The proteins below come from a single Rosa rugosa chromosome 2, drRosRugo1.1, whole genome shotgun sequence genomic window:
- the LOC133733132 gene encoding sodium-dependent phosphate transport protein 1, chloroplastic, which translates to MTARALCYSFSPKPNVPPDISIPKRSLGSGLRPVSPVRFRVRVQNRGQYCCVVRVSGGGERRGGKVFADVKSEPYELSETVKEELESVADEVSWLEQFPKRWIIVILCFSAFLLCNMDRVNMSIAILPMSAEYNWNSATVGLIQSSFFWGYLLTQIAGGILADTVGGKQVLAFGVIWWSIATALTPIAAKLGLPFLLVVRAFMGIGEGVAMPAMNNILSKWIPVSERSRALALVYSGMYIGSVTGFAFSPFLIHQFGWPSVFYSFGSLGTVWFAVWLSKAYSSPAEDPELRPEEKKLILAGNASKEPVKVIPWGQILSKAPVWALIVSHFCHNWGTFILLTWMPTYYNQVLKFNLTESGLFCVLPWLTMAFSANLGGWIADTLVSRGVSVTRVRKIMQTIGFLGPAFFLTQLSHVNSPAMAVLCMACSQGTDAFSQSGLYSNHQDIAPRYSGILLGMSNTAGVLAGVLGTASTGYILQHGSWDDVFKVSVGLYLVGTVVWNVFSTGEKIID; encoded by the exons ATGACCGCCAGAGCTCTTTGCTACTCCTTCTCTCCCAAACCAAACGTCCCGCCCGATATCTCAATCCCCAAGAGAAGTCTCGGCTCCGGTTTGAGACCCGTAAGCCCTGTTCGGTTCCGGGTACGGGTCCAGAACCGGGGGCAGTACTGCTGCGTCGTGCGAGTTTCGGGTGGCGGTGAGAGGAGAGGCGGGAAAGTGTTTGCGGATGTTAAATCGGAGCCGTATGAGTTATCGGAGACGGTGAAGGAGGAGTTGGAGTCTGTGGCTGATGAGGTTTCGTGGTTGGAGCAGTTTCCGAAACGATGGATTATTGTCATTTTGTGCTTCTCGGCTTTTCTTCTTTGCAATATGGACAGA GTAAATATGAGCATTGCTATACTTCCCATGTCAGCAGAGTACAACTGGAACTCAGCAACTGTGGGTTTGATACAGTCTTCTTTTTTCTGGGGCTACCTCCTCACTCAG ATTGCTGGTGGCATTTTGGCAGACACAGTAGGTGGGAAGCAGGTTTTGGCCTTTGGAGTTATTTGGTGGTCTATTGCTACTGCTCTGACTCCTATTGCTGCGAAACTTGGATTACCTTTCCTACTTGTGGTTCGCGCTTTCATGGGGATTGGTGAG GGCGTGGCTATGCCTGCAATGAATAATATTCTGTCAAAATGGATTCCAGTATCAGAAAGAAGTAGAGCGTTGGCTCTGGTTTACAGTGGGATGTACATTGGATCAGTCACTGGCTTTGCATTTTCACCATTTTTAATACATCAATTTGGATGGCCATCAGTCTTTTACTCCTTTGGTTCTCTGGGGACAGTCTGGTTTGCTGTTTGGCTAAGTAAG GCATACAGTTCACCTGCTGAGGATCCTGAGCTGAGACCTGAAGAGAAGAAGCTAATTCTTGCCGGTAATGCTTCCAAGGAACCTGTAAAAGTGATTCCTTGGGGACAAATTTTGTCCAAAGCACCTGTTTGGGCCCTTATAGTTTCTCACTTTTGTCACAACTGGGGAACATTTATTCTTCTTACATGGATGCCAACATACTATAACCAA GTGCTGAAGTTCAATCTTACAGAATCGGGGCTTTTCTGCGTCTTGCCCTGGCTTACAATGGCATTCTCTGCAAACCTTGGGGGGTGGATAGCAGACACACTTGTGAGTAGGGGTGTATCGGTGACAAGGGTTCGTAAG ATTATGCAGACAATTGGGTTTCTTGGCCCTGCTTTCTTCCTTACTCAGTTGAGCCATGTCAATTCTCCTGCAATGGCTGTTCTATGTATGGCATGCAGTCAG GGAACTGATGCCTTCTCACAATCTGGTCTATATTCAAACCATCAAGATATTGCTCCACGATATTCT GGAATATTGCTTGGTATGTCCAATACTGCTGGAGTACTAGCAGGTGTCTTAGGAACGGCATCAACTGGTTACATTTTGCAACATG GTTCTTGGGATGATGTATTCAAGGTTTCAGTAGGCCTTTATCTGGTTGGAACTGTTGTCTGGAATGTTTTCTCAACCGGCGAGAAGATCATCGATTAG